In the genome of Rhodamnia argentea isolate NSW1041297 chromosome 3, ASM2092103v1, whole genome shotgun sequence, one region contains:
- the LOC115746427 gene encoding heavy metal-associated isoprenylated plant protein 39-like isoform X1: protein MKKLVVKVDLHDDRDRSKAMQVVSGFGGIGSLNMDMKDGKLTVSGDFDPVKVVNKLRKSWRTEIVSVGPAKEDDGKKDDGKKDEGKKKEDPVKAYEAYYFPPLTYHYVPHEETPNCVIC, encoded by the exons ATGAAG AAGTTGGTGGTGAAAGTGGATCTACATGACGACAGAGACAGGAGCAAGGCCATGCAAGTAGTTTCTGGTTTTGGAG GGATTGGGTCTCTGAATATGGACATGAAGGACGGCAAACTGACAGTATCAGGTGATTTCGACCCGGTCAAGGTGGTGAACAAACTGAGGAAATCTTGGCGCACAGAAATCGTGAGTGTCGGACCGGCTAAGGAAGATGATGGCAAGAAAGACGATGGCAAGAAAGATGAGggcaagaagaaagaagatcCAGTAAAAGCCTATGAGGCATACTATTTCCCGCCGCTTACATATCACTACGTGCCCCATGAAGAAACCCCGAATTGTGTCATATGTTGA
- the LOC115746427 gene encoding heavy metal-associated isoprenylated plant protein 39-like isoform X2: protein MKKLVVKVDLHDDRDRSKAMQVVSGFGGIGSLNMDMKDGKLTVSGDFDPVKVVNKLRKSWRTEIVSVGPAKEDDGKKDDGKKDEGKKKEDPVKAYEAYYFPPLTYHYVPHEETPNCVIC, encoded by the exons AAGTTGGTGGTGAAAGTGGATCTACATGACGACAGAGACAGGAGCAAGGCCATGCAAGTAGTTTCTGGTTTTGGAG GGATTGGGTCTCTGAATATGGACATGAAGGACGGCAAACTGACAGTATCAGGTGATTTCGACCCGGTCAAGGTGGTGAACAAACTGAGGAAATCTTGGCGCACAGAAATCGTGAGTGTCGGACCGGCTAAGGAAGATGATGGCAAGAAAGACGATGGCAAGAAAGATGAGggcaagaagaaagaagatcCAGTAAAAGCCTATGAGGCATACTATTTCCCGCCGCTTACATATCACTACGTGCCCCATGAAGAAACCCCGAATTGTGTCATATGTTGA
- the LOC115746427 gene encoding heavy metal-associated isoprenylated plant protein 39-like isoform X7, whose amino-acid sequence MQVVSGFGGIGSLNMDMKDGKLTVSGDFDPVKVVNKLRKSWRTEIVSVGPAKEDDGKKDDGKKDEGKKKEDPVKAYEAYYFPPLTYHYVPHEETPNCVIC is encoded by the exons ATGCAAGTAGTTTCTGGTTTTGGAG GGATTGGGTCTCTGAATATGGACATGAAGGACGGCAAACTGACAGTATCAGGTGATTTCGACCCGGTCAAGGTGGTGAACAAACTGAGGAAATCTTGGCGCACAGAAATCGTGAGTGTCGGACCGGCTAAGGAAGATGATGGCAAGAAAGACGATGGCAAGAAAGATGAGggcaagaagaaagaagatcCAGTAAAAGCCTATGAGGCATACTATTTCCCGCCGCTTACATATCACTACGTGCCCCATGAAGAAACCCCGAATTGTGTCATATGTTGA
- the LOC115746426 gene encoding 2-C-methyl-D-erythritol 2,4-cyclodiphosphate synthase, chloroplastic-like encodes MATHLHLHASSLPTGIVTRNRKPLSLTFISDKNPSFSARPASAPTLKAAVLPSVVAAVSTAVDGAPPVSASPPKTLPFRVGHGFDLHRLEPGYPLIIGGINIPHDRGCEAHSDGDVLLHCVVDAILGALGLPDIGQIFPDNDPKWKGAPSSVFIKEAVRLMHEAGYEIGNLDATLILQRPKVSPHKEAIRENLCKLLGADPTVVNLKAKTHEKVDSLGENRSIAAHTVVLLMRK; translated from the exons ATGGCCacccacctccacctccacgcCTCTTCGCTTCCCACCGGAATCGTCACCCGCAACAGGAAGCCGCTCTCTCTTACCTTCATTTCTGATAAGAACCCGAGTTTCTCGGCACGACCCGCTTCGGCTCCGACCCTCAAAGCGGCGGTCTTGCCGTCGGTGGTTGCGGCGGTGAGCACGGCCGTGGATGGAGCCCCGCCGGTCTCCGCCTCGCCTCCCAAGACGTTGCCTTTCAGGGTGGGCCACGGCTTCGATCTCCACAGGCTAGAGCCTGGGTACCCTTTGATTATTGGTGGCATCAATATTCCTCACGACAGAGGCTGTGAGGCTCACTCTGATG GGGATGTGTTGCTTCATTGTGTGGTGGATGCGATTTTGGGTGCTCTGGGGCTTCCAGATATAGGGCAGATATTCCCTGATAATGATCCCAAGTGGAAGGGTGCACCTTCATCTGTGTTCATCAAGGAAGCT GTCCGGCTCATGCATGAGGCAGGTTATGAGATTGGAAACCTGGATGCTACCTTGATTCTCCAGAGACCAAAAGTCAGCCCACACAAGGAAGCTATCAGGGAAAACCTATGCAAGTTGCTCGGAGCAGATCCGACCGTTGTTAACCTTAAAGCAAAAACTCACGAGAAGGTCGATAGCCTCGGAGAAAACCGGAGTATTGCAGCTCATACTGTGGTTCTCCTTATGCGGAAGTGA
- the LOC115746425 gene encoding meiotic recombination protein SPO11-2 isoform X1: MSRAPQDEGQNDQTGRTEMEDLCASSLTFFSDQRLCCADVLPPAEARARIEVAVLSFLRTLTSHDPAISHLPLINRTLRNSRVNHGLLTDVSWIFLSHSFGTRSLMRANATKGFIRVWKVMEMCYQILLQEKRVTQRELYYKLLSTSSEYFTSQLQVNKAVQDIVALLRCSRYSLGIMASSRGLVAGRLSLQEPNKETVDCCSCGSSGYPISGDLNLLENLIMKTDAHYILLVEKHAIFQRLVDDHVFNQIPSILITAKGYPDIATRFFLHRMSQNFPNLPILALVDWNPAGLAILCTFKFGSIGMGLEAFRYACNVKWLGLRGSDLELIPEESLLPLKPKDIGIAKSLMSSKLLQEKYQEELALMTETGQRAEIEALYFHGYDFLGKYIAKKIVQVDYI; this comes from the exons ATGTCCCGCGCTCCGCAGGACGAAGGACAGAACGATCAGACGGGAAGAACGGAAATGGAAGATCTCTGCGCGTCTTCGCTGACGTTCTTCTCCGATCAGCGGCTGTGCTGCGCCGATGTCCTCCCTCCCGCCGAAGCTCGTGCCCGAATTGAAGTCGCGGTGCTCAGTTTCCTCCGGACCTTGACTTCCCACGATCCTGCGATCTCGCATCTTCCCCTG ATTAATAGGACATTGAGGAACAGCAGAGTGAATCATGGACTACTTACTGATGTTTCATGGATATTTCTCTCTCACTCGTTTGGCACGAGGTCTTTGATGAGAGCTAATGCCACTAAAGGCTTCATTAGAG TCTGGAAGGTCATGGAGATGTGTTATCAGATTTTGCTTCAGGAGAAGAGAGTCACTCAGAGGGAGCTTTACTACAAACTGCTTTCTACATCATCGGAGTACTTCACTTCCCAATTGCAAGTTAATAAGGCAGTCCAAG ATATTGTAGCATTGCTTCGGTGTAGCCGATACAGTCTCGGAATCATGGCCTCTAGCAGAGGACTTGTAGCTGGAAGATTGTCGCTGCAG GAGCCAAACAAGGAGACTGTTGACTGCTGTTCATGTGGCTCTTCCGGGTATCCTATATCCGGTGACTTGAATTTGCTGGAGAATTTGATTATGAAGACTGATGCACACTATATCCTCCTAGTAGAGAAG CATGCAATATTCCAGCGGCTGGTAGACGATCATGTGTTCAATCAGATCCCAAGCATACTAATTACAGCCAAAGGGTATCCAGATATTGCAACGAG GTTTTTTCTCCACAGAATGAGCCAGAATTTTCCGAATTTGCCAATTCTGGCATTGGTAGACTG GAATCCAGCTGGATTAGCTATACTGTGCACCTTTAAATTTGGGAGCATTGGAATGGGTCTTGAAGCATTTCGATATG CTTGCAATGTGAAGTGGTTGGGATTGCGAGGGAGTGATCTGGAACTGATACCGGAAGAATCTTTACTTCCTCTCAAGCCAAAAGATATTGGAATAGCAAAAAGCTTGATGTCCTCAAAGCTCTTGCAG GAAAAGTACCAGGAGGAATTGGCATTGATGACTGAGACAGGTCAGAGAGCCGAAATTGAAGCTCTGTACTTCCACGGATATGATTTTTTGGGGAAGTACATTGCCAAGAAGATTGTGCAGGTCGATTACATTTGA
- the LOC115746425 gene encoding meiotic recombination protein SPO11-2 isoform X2 — MSRAPQDEGQNDQTGRTEMEDLCASSLTFFSDQRLCCADVLPPAEARARIEVAVLSFLRTLTSHDPAISHLPLINRTLRNSRVNHGLLTDVSWIFLSHSFGTRSLMRANATKGFIRVWKVMEMCYQILLQEKRVTQRELYYKLLSTSSEYFTSQLQVNKAVQDIVALLRCSRYSLGIMASSRGLVAGRLSLQEPNKETVDCCSCGSSGYPISGDLNLLENLIMKTDAHYILLVEKHAIFQRLVDDHVFNQIPSILITAKGYPDIATRFFLHRMSQNFPNLPILALVDWNPAGLAILCTFKFGSIGMGLEAFRYACNVKWLGLRGSDLELIPEESLLPLKPKDIGIAKSLMSSKLLKSTRRNWH; from the exons ATGTCCCGCGCTCCGCAGGACGAAGGACAGAACGATCAGACGGGAAGAACGGAAATGGAAGATCTCTGCGCGTCTTCGCTGACGTTCTTCTCCGATCAGCGGCTGTGCTGCGCCGATGTCCTCCCTCCCGCCGAAGCTCGTGCCCGAATTGAAGTCGCGGTGCTCAGTTTCCTCCGGACCTTGACTTCCCACGATCCTGCGATCTCGCATCTTCCCCTG ATTAATAGGACATTGAGGAACAGCAGAGTGAATCATGGACTACTTACTGATGTTTCATGGATATTTCTCTCTCACTCGTTTGGCACGAGGTCTTTGATGAGAGCTAATGCCACTAAAGGCTTCATTAGAG TCTGGAAGGTCATGGAGATGTGTTATCAGATTTTGCTTCAGGAGAAGAGAGTCACTCAGAGGGAGCTTTACTACAAACTGCTTTCTACATCATCGGAGTACTTCACTTCCCAATTGCAAGTTAATAAGGCAGTCCAAG ATATTGTAGCATTGCTTCGGTGTAGCCGATACAGTCTCGGAATCATGGCCTCTAGCAGAGGACTTGTAGCTGGAAGATTGTCGCTGCAG GAGCCAAACAAGGAGACTGTTGACTGCTGTTCATGTGGCTCTTCCGGGTATCCTATATCCGGTGACTTGAATTTGCTGGAGAATTTGATTATGAAGACTGATGCACACTATATCCTCCTAGTAGAGAAG CATGCAATATTCCAGCGGCTGGTAGACGATCATGTGTTCAATCAGATCCCAAGCATACTAATTACAGCCAAAGGGTATCCAGATATTGCAACGAG GTTTTTTCTCCACAGAATGAGCCAGAATTTTCCGAATTTGCCAATTCTGGCATTGGTAGACTG GAATCCAGCTGGATTAGCTATACTGTGCACCTTTAAATTTGGGAGCATTGGAATGGGTCTTGAAGCATTTCGATATG CTTGCAATGTGAAGTGGTTGGGATTGCGAGGGAGTGATCTGGAACTGATACCGGAAGAATCTTTACTTCCTCTCAAGCCAAAAGATATTGGAATAGCAAAAAGCTTGATGTCCTCAAAGCTCTT GAAAAGTACCAGGAGGAATTGGCATTGA
- the LOC115746420 gene encoding E4 SUMO-protein ligase PIAL2-like, translating into MVGAAATQIPPQQPPPPPQQAASAAPIRFSRSFANAVKAAAVAQRLSLYLNADKGSGSSPSGDNPMEFVNLCLFLARGIDYAVANNEVLPKALELPPLLKKICLLKDDGFNRAIIMVLMISVRNACKFKWFPEKDCQELLALVDEIGKSFQIPRDTTVGSTSSFSLVSIIMARFYPQLKMGQILTSLEVEPGYGAFVSDFPICKSMVHSAEEKVRLLVARTDNIETSACIITPPQVSFLLNGRGVERRTNAFMDTGPQMPTIVAQVLKYGTNLLQAVGQFDGHYVIIVAFMSVASLPDSSTLLDYVPATVAAADSDSDIIEVASRICLNCPISRTRIQLPVKGQFCKHRQCFDYSNFLSINSRKPSWRCPHCNRPVRFTDIRVDQNIVKVLQVVSDDISEVTITVDGSWKAVMECNDDLYETPNETLNCLKQGSEQQKSTVSPSTIPNVLDLTGDDDEMDGAFTSEPEDSKPLQSDFFIQSIPTNPSLPSALNNGCTVTQLAQSGNNLPGFVQTPSTSNAGQEMQIHGGLPQATSAIVTSASAGAVSPAPAQDAQFLGNANFMDCRMQTQLSVPNNLQIQQSPFVNTAGGHEYRNMPSILRHATITEGMQAPPASAQTPSPLPRLRSLMMPGGPSMAPRPTMSTTQPLEGFGSVGMQLDRQQHISRPPVNPPEVSNIPPSALLRSSPIQDRFSMGQSVQMPPVVRPSPGQLQGRPRTPSGPFQTFQNSHLQQALNPSTTHSPSMNRPILPRTPSPVSQTPGSSMFWPSAQQPAMPAQTPVQLQNQPSRMGSSLLDSFWESVGDQGANTGVHSPSSGGGTGELSAEQNWRPTRPMRGSISGRSHLDSNLTFIRPTQQAQSAPPPSAMGSASPTGPPHQRSPNPITGSRSHLGYPPGTQ; encoded by the exons ATGGTCGGAGCAGCCGCCACTCAGATCCCTCCTcagcagccgccgccgccgccgcagcaaGCCGCGTCTGCCGCCCCGATCCGGTTCTCCCGCTCTTTCGCCAACGCAGTTAAGGCGGCCGCCGTCGCCCAGCGGTTGTCTCTCTATCTCAACGCCGACAAGGGCTCCGGCTCGTCGCCGTCTGGCGATAATCCCATGGAATTCGTGAATCTGTGCCTTTTTCTCGCCAG AGGCATTGACTATGCTGTTGCAAACAATGAGGTTCTGCCCAAAGCTCTTGAGTTACCCCCATTACTGAAAAAG ATCTGCCTTCTTAAAGATGATGGTTTCAATCGTGCAATTATAATGGTTCTGATGATCTCTGTTAGG AATGCATGCAAATTTAAATGGTTTCCAGAGAAGGATTGTCAAGAGCTCCTTGCCCTTGTTGATGAA ATTGGGAAAAGCTTTCAAATTCCAAGAGACACTACTGTTGGAAGTACTTCCTCTTTTTCCCTAGTTTCAATTATTATGGCAAG ATTCTATCCACAGCTGAAGATGGGCCAAATTCTTACTTCGCTGGAAGTAGAG CCTGGATATGGAGCATTTGTCAGTGATTTTCCCATATGTAAGAGCATGGTGCACTCTGCAGAAGAGAAAGTA AGGTTACTTGTAGCACGGACAGATAACATAGAGACATCTGCATGTATCATAACTCCTCCACAAGTTAG CTTTCTACTGAATGGAAGGGGAGTAGAGAGAAGAACGAATGCCTTCATG GACACTGGACCTCAGATGCCTACTATTGTCGCGCAAGTGCTTAAATACGGAACAAACCTTCTCCAAGCGGTTGGCCAGTTTGATG gtcATTATGTGATAATCGTTGCCTTTATGAGTGTGGCATCGCTACCTGATTCATCAACGCTATTAGATTATGTTCCAGCAACCGTTGCTGCAGCAGATTCAG ACTCCGACATAATAGAGGTGGCATCTCGTATATGTCTCAATTGCCCCATAAG CCGAACCCGTATCCAATTACCTGTCAAAGGACAGTTCTGCAAACACCGTCAG TGTTTCGATTATAGTAATTTCCTCAGCATAAATTCAAGGAAACCATCTTGGCGTTGCCCTCATTGCAATCGACCTGTCCGCTTTACCGACATTCGTGTTGATCAAAACATTGTGAAG GTCCTGCAAGTAGTGAGTGATGACATTTCTGAGGTGACAATCACTGTTGATGGTTCATGGAAGGCAGTTATGGAGTGCAATGATGATCTTTATGAGACTCCCAATGAGACCCTGAACTGCCTTAAACAAGGGTCTGAGCAGCAAAAATCTACTGTTTCTCCAAGTACCATTCCCAATGTTTTGGATCTAACAGGGGATGATGATGAAATGGATGGAGCCTTTACTTCTGAACCTGAAGATAGCAAACCTTTgcaatctgatttttttattcaaagcaTTCCCACAAATCCATCTTTGCCATCTGCATTAAACAACGGCTGCACTGTAACCCAACTTGCTCAATCGGGAAATAACTTGCCTGGATTTGTTCAAACTCCTTCAACATCAAACGCTGGGCAGGAGATGCAAATACATGGGGGTCTACCTCAGGCAACCTCTGCTATTGTCACTTCGGCATCGGCTGGTGCCGTTTCTCCTGCACCAGCTCAAGATGCTCAATTTCTTGGAAATGCTAATTTCATGGACTGTAGGATGCAAACTCAATTGTCTGTTCCCAATAATCTACAAATACAACAGTCACCATTTGTAAATACAGCTGGTGGACATGAATATAGAAACATGCCCTCCATACTTAGACATGCAACTATAACTGAAGGAATGCAGGCCCCCCCAGCCAGTGCCCAGACACCAAGCCCATTGCCGCGATTACGGAGTTTGATGATGCCCGGTGGTCCTTCCATGGCTCCGCGGCCTACAATGTCTACGACTCAGCCTCTAGAAGGTTTTGGAAGCGTAGGAATGCAGTTGGACAGGCAGCAGCATATTTCTAGACCTCCTGTGAATCCCCCTGAAGTCTCGAACATCCCTCCATCAGCATTGCTCCGGAGCTCACCAATACAG GATCGATTCTCCATGGGGCAATCAGTCCAAATGCCTCCGGTGGTGCGCCCGTCTCCTGGTCAACTTCAAG GTCGTCCTAGAACGCCCTCTGGACCATTCCAAACATtccaaaactcgcacttgcaGCAAGCTCTGAACCCATCCACTACCCATTCTCCAAGCATGAATAGACCAATTCTTCCTCGCACTCCTTCTCCAGTCAGTCAAACACCTGGTTCATCGATGTTCTGGCCTTCTGCTCAACAACCAGCCATGCCTGCGCAAACTCCGGTGCAGTTGCAGAATCAGCCCTCGAGAATGGGGTCCTCTCTACTTGATAGTTTCTGGGAATCGGTAGGTGACCAAGGAGCTAACACTGGGGTACACTCTCCCTCAAGTGGTGGCGGTACTGGGGAGTTGTCGGCGGAGCAAAACTGGCGTCCTACGCGTCCAATGCGCGGAAGCATTTCTGGACGGTCGCACTTGGATAGTAATCTCACTTTTATCCGGCCAACCCAACAGGCTCAATCTGCTCCGCCCCCATCCGCCATGGGTTCAGCCTCACCTACGGGTCCACCTCACCAACGGAGTCCAAACCCTATAACTGGTAGCAGAAGTCATCTAGGGTATCCGCCGGGTACCCAGTGA
- the LOC115746429 gene encoding E4 SUMO-protein ligase PIAL2-like: MIGAATTQVPQQLPSPPPRPPPPLQQQQQQPQPQQPASDASIRFSPSVRNAFRVAAIAQWLSLYLSADKGSGSSPSGDIPMEFLNSCLCLAKGIDYAVAKNEVLPKAHELPALLKKLCLLKDDGSYLAILMVLMISVKSACKFKWFSEKDCQELLALFDEIGRSFQSPRDTSVGSAASSSLVSIIMGRFYPQLKMGQILTSLEVEPGYGALVSDFHISKSVVHSPEDKIRLLVAQTDNIETSACIVTPPQVSFLLNGSGVGRRTNASVDTGAQMPNDVSQMLKYGTNLLQAVGQFNGHYVIIIALMSVASPPDSSTLSDYVPPTIAAADSDSDLIEVASRICLNCPISRTRIQLPVKGQSCKHHQCFDYSNFLSINSRKPSWRCPHCNQPVCFTDIRVDQNILKVLQEVGDDISEVIITVDGSWKAVMECNDDLYETPNETLSWLKQGSEQQKSTVSPNTIPNVLDLTGDDDEMDGAFTSEPEDRKPLQSDFLIQSLPTNPSLPSTLNNSRTVTQLAHSTSNAGQEMQIHGGLPQAISPIATSPLACAVSPTPAQDAQFLGNANFMDSMMQTHLSAPNNLQIQQSPVVNTAVGNEYRSMPSILRHATLGMQAPPAHAQTPSPLQRLQGMMSPGGPSMSPQHAMSTIQPLEGFGSGGMHLERQQHIPRHPVNPLQVSNISPSALVRSSSMQDRFSTGQSVQMPVMVRPSPGQLQGRPRTPSGPFQNSHRQQALNQVNPRSTTHSLSMNRPIPPRTPASVGQIPGSSRFWPSAQQPAMPAQTPVPLQDQPSRVGTSLLDSFLASAGDQGANPGVHAPTSGGGTGELSAEQHWRPTRPMRGSISGQSQLDNNLTVIRPTQQAQATPAPSAVGSASPTVQPHPRGPNPMTGGRSHLGYPSGTQ; the protein is encoded by the exons ATGATCGGAGCAGCGACCACTCAGGTCCCTCAGCAGCTCCCTTCCCCCCCgccgcggccgccgccgccgctgcagcagcagcagcagcagccgcagCCGCAGCAGCCCGCGTCTGACGCCTCGATCCGGTTCTCCCCCTCTGTCCGCAACGCATTTAGGGTGGCCGCCATCGCCCAGTGGTTGTCTCTCTATCTCAGCGCCGACAAGGGCTCCGGCTCGTCGCCATCTGGCGATATTCCCATGGAATTCCTGAATTCGTGCCTTTGTCTCGCCAA AGGCATTGACTATGCTGTTGCGAAAAATGAGGTTCTTCCCAAAGCTCATGAGTTACCCGCATTACTGAAAAAG CTCTGCCTTCTTAAAGATGATGGTTCCTATCTTGCAATTCTCATGGTTCTGATGATCTCTGTTAAG AGTGCATGCAAATTTAAGTGGTTTTCAGAGAAGGATTGTCAAGAGCTCCTTGCCCTTTTTGATGAA ATTGGGAGAAGCTTTCAAAGTCCAAGAGACACTAGTGTCGGAAGTGCTGCCTCTTCTTCCCTAGTTTCAATTATTATGGGAAG ATTCTATCCACAGCTGAAGATGGGCCAAATTCTTACTTCGCTGGAAGTAGAG CCTGGATATGGAGCATTGGTCAGTGATTTTCACATATCTAAGAGTGTGGTGCACTCTCCAGAAGATAAAATA AGGTTACTTGTAGCACAGACAGATAACATAGAGACATCTGCATGTATCGTAACTCCTCCACAAGTAAG CTTTCTACTGAATGGAAGCGGAGTAGGGAGAAGGACCAATGCCTCTGTG GATACTGGAGCTCAGATGCCTAATGATGTCAGTCAAATGCTTAAGTACGGCACAAACCTTCTCCAAGCTGTTGGCCAGTTCAATG GTCATTATGTGATAATCATTGCCCTTATGAGTGTGGCATCGCCACCTGATTCATCAACACTATCAGATTATGTTCCACCAACCATTGCTGCAGCAGATTCCG ACTCCGACTTAATAGAGGTGGCATCTCGTATATGTCTCAATTGCCCCATAAG CCGGACCCGTATCCAGTTACCTGTTAAAGGACAGTCCTGCAAACACCATCAG TGTTTCGATTATAGTAATTTCCTCAGCATAAATTCAAGGAAACCATCTTGGCGCTGCCCCCATTGCAATCAACCTGTCTGCTTTACCGACATTCGTGTTGATCAAAACATTCTGAAG GTCCTGCAAGAAGTGGGTGATGACATTTCTGAGGTGATAATCACTGTTGATGGTTCATGGAAGGCAGTTATGGAGTGCAATGATGATCTGTATGAGACTCCCAATGAGACCCTGAGCTGGCTTAAACAAGGGTCTGAGCAGCAAAAATCTACTGTTTCTCCAAATACCATTCCCAATGTTTTGGATCTAACAGGGGATGATGATGAAATGGATGGAGCCTTTACTTCTGAACCTGAAGACAGGAAACCTTTGCAATCTGATTTTTTGATTCAGAGCCTTCCAACAAATCCATCTTTGCCATCTACATTAAACAACAGTCGCACTGTAACCCAACTTGCTCATTCAACATCAAACGCTGGGCAGGAGATGCAAATACATGGGGGTCTACCTCAGGCAATCTCTCCTATTGCCACTTCGCCATTGGCTTGTGCCGTCTCTCCCACACCAGCTCAAGATGCTCAATTTCTTGGAAATGCTAATTTCATGGACTCTATGATGCAAACTCATTTGTCTGCTCCCAACAATCTACAAATACAACAGTCACCAGTTGTAAATACAGCTGTTGGAAATGAATATAGGAGTATGCCCTCCATACTTAGACATGCAACTCTAGGAATGCAGGCCCCCCCAGCCCATGCTCAGACGCCAAGCCCATTGCAGCGATTACAGGGTATGATGTCGCCGGGTGGTCCTTCCATGTCTCCGCAGCATGCAATGTCTACAATTCAGCCTCTAGAAGGTTTTGGAAGTGGAGGAATGCACTTGGAGAGGCAGCAGCATATTCCTAGACATCCTGTGAATCCCCTTCAAGTCTCGAACATCTCTCCATCAGCATTGGTCCGGAGCTCATCAATGCAG GATCGATTCTCCACGGGGCAATCAGTCCAAATGCCTGTGATGGTGCGCCCGTCTCCTGGTCAACTCCAAGGTCGTCCTAGAACGCCCTCTGGACCATTCCAAAACTCGCACCGGCAGCAGGCTCTGAACCAGGTGAATCCACGATCCACTACCCATTCTCTAAGCATGAATAGACCAATTCCTCCTCGCACTCCAGCTTCAGTGGGTCAAATTCCTGGTTCATCGAGGTTCTGGCCTTCTGCTCAACAACCAGCCATGCCTGCGCAAACTCCGGTGCCGTTGCAGGATCAGCCCTCGAGAGTGGGGACCTCTCTACTTGATAGTTTCTTGGCATCAGCAGGTGACCAAGGAGCTAACCCTGGGGTACATGCTCCCACAAGTGGCGGCGGTACTGGGGAGTTGTCGGCAGAGCAACACTGGCGTCCTACACGTCCAATGCGCGGAAGCATCTCTGGACAGTCGCAGTTGGATAATAATCTCACTGTGATCCGGCCAACCCAACAGGCTCAAGCTACTCCAGCCCCATCCGCTGTGGGTTCAGCCTCACCTACGGTTCAGCCTCACCCTCGGGGTCCAAATCCTATGACTGGTGGCAGAAGTCATCTGGGTTACCCATCAGGTACTCAGTGA